A window of the Burkholderia sp. 9120 genome harbors these coding sequences:
- a CDS encoding phosphopantetheine-binding protein: MPSAFACLDALPLTRNGKLDRNALPPITPVADSAPLAPRTSMETLVFEVWREVLNLDAFGVQADFLELGGHSLLAVRIATRLTARLSRKVALADVLRHRTVERLAAALDDAQAAQAVAVGASAEQAGSARVDALNDLFETLD; encoded by the coding sequence GTGCCGTCCGCGTTCGCGTGTCTTGACGCATTGCCGCTCACGCGTAACGGCAAGCTCGACCGCAACGCGTTGCCGCCGATTACACCTGTCGCCGACAGCGCGCCGCTCGCGCCGCGCACGTCGATGGAAACGCTCGTCTTCGAGGTCTGGCGCGAGGTGCTGAACCTCGACGCGTTCGGCGTGCAGGCCGATTTCCTCGAACTCGGCGGTCATTCGCTGCTCGCGGTGCGGATCGCGACGCGGCTCACGGCGCGTCTGTCGCGCAAGGTCGCGCTCGCCGACGTGCTGCGCCATCGCACGGTTGAACGGCTGGCCGCCGCGCTCGACGACGCGCAGGCCGCGCAAGCCGTCGCCGTGGGCGCGTCCGCCGAACAGGCGGGCAGCGCGCGCGTCGATGCGCTCAACGACCTTTTCGAAACACTGGATTGA
- a CDS encoding non-ribosomal peptide synthetase, whose amino-acid sequence MTFRLKDNIEKIAPLTDIQAGMLALALRGDADPYYAQKVLEFAGPLDVDALGRAWRTVVAKHAMLRTDFRWNGLKSPLQVVYRTSDATLALDDWRALSSVEQRAKLAEEWQAARTRGFNFEHAASLELQLLRVGDARYWFVWRLHHIQIDGWSMAAVLAACVAAYDRHRTGSASVADEAAEPPFHRYVEWLQKRTFDDTALPPLLAHDGWPTPLPASRARGAHAAPDTAARAPFAEQTVVLDATRTATLERFARERRVTLNTLVQAAWAWLLSRHARTREVCFGVTVSGRPAEAPDVARMVGMFVNTLPLALRVPPQASVGAWLDEVQQANHALRPLEHVPLAKLRARAGLDADAALFDSIVVFENFPQHLSSAAREDGLRISRLDQDAEGEAVPDADAEKDIDAQTYGAAYSSGRNHYPLSLIAVPGETLRLVLSYRCAQLAHRDVRGLIGTLAAVLDAFAADPEQRVGELSLGVPAAQAQSSGQDNPATVLSRVAARAAHDSSRRDAIACVEEDAAGNAQTLSWAELWARAGWLAQRLRGLGVQAETPVALALPRSAAFVASVLGVWRAGGVYVPLDLGAPDARLIWQLKNSGARCVICSADDAARIAALAAEAACETIVADHAFASVEAVATETDAHTAPNEPAHPQQAAYLIYTSGSTGEPKGVTVSHGALANYTHAVLRRLPEGIESAAYTSTPAADLGHTMLFGALAAGWRLHLFSDADVRDPDRFAAAMTRHAVDALKIVPGHLAGLLHAADAAHALPRRALVLGGEAAGPALLTRIATLAPDCAVLNHYGPTETTVGVLTQRLDRAEFARGGAAATLPLGFPLEGASVYLLDADGNPALPGASGEICVGGATLARGYRGRAAATAERFVPDSHGAPGARLYRTGDRAYRRADGALVFEGRLDQQVKIRGYRVEPAEIAATLRALPGVVDAVVIAHADEHGALQLSAFAAGVSLDADALRAELAANLPAHMVPARVSALATLPVTANGKVDRAALLALGTAPQAGDGDGDGSSLAANEAQGPVEPRNEAEATLLAVWRRVLRRDDIGVTDHFFEIGGDSILSLQVIAQARRAGLRFTPKQMFDHPVIERLAALAVKAAATATATAASGGATQAAAQHSRTSQTRFETTPIQRAFFERFGGAQHHWNQAVLLTVPDTLDETALRASLDAVIRTHDALRLRFALHDGVWQQQVGEVSACQFEVFDWRDRADWLVALEQQGTSLQKSLDIEAGPLIRAAWFRLAQGGRLLIAIHHLAVDGVSWRVLLDDLQRAYAQASASTPIELTASAPWSVWAQRLAQYARRSELRNELSWWRGALSAARADVRGFVAAKEAAAPTVASVQTLESSFETAFTRTLVERVGATYRTNVEETLLAALAQAVGTQGGVLLSMESHGRETLDAFDPQSDTDLDLSRTVGWFTARYPLWLEAQADARLALIDAKARRRAVPRNGLHWGLLSTYGDAETKASLATLPLPLVSFNYLGQFDRHFNERGGFALADEAIGELTDRAATLAYPLDINARIVDGKLCVSWRYAPQVLPEQEAQALKARFERSLERLIDHAVNARAEATAADFVLAGLSQAQFESLKLDLARVEDIYPATPVQQGLLFHSALESGSGLYVNQRRLTLRGELDRAALRSAWTHAVASHAILRTQFETRHGGDALQVVLRNVDLPYVEHDWSSLDTQAYETRLHAWMREDVQRGFDVERAPLLRIALFIRADGAHDLIWTDHHVLLDGWSSAQLMREVADAYEALRAGREPVKNAPPYRDYVQWRLQQDEGEAWWREQAARVDEPATLLESLGLTDERKADRVVEEAAPLEHQLDETLSEALRDTARRHRVTLNTVLQGAWALLLSRYGNRGQAAFGVTVSGRPAHLPEVERMLGLFINSLPVWVDVPQETPLSNWLEALQQHNGALRQYEHTPLSRVQQWTARSGDALFDTLLVFENYPVDAALKGTGLTLEGIESAGRAHYPLTLVVLPDRETTLIWKYDAARLDAARVARIHAHFTQLLRLMVAQRDPLLRTLTLDVPQPATGDARRAEGAMLPHIAEHARRRGDLPAIVCEGQSLSWSALWQRAGELATRLHAAGLVADDIVAVALPRSLDLAVALVGVWRAGGVYLPLDIAAPAERLRAQLADSGARHLIAAALPAGQSALSDTLTCIDPTTTAANTNPATSYDFAADHAVPHPAQPAYVIYTSGSTGEPKGVVVGHGAMTAYVGAILERLPAGIGSAAYVSTPAADLGHTTLLGALWSGWTLHMIDDARATDPEAFSHYMAAQRIDALKIVPSHLGALLRGASTPADVLPRRCLVLGGEVAEAGLVAQIRSLASGCVLFNHYGPTETTVGVLAYEAHEADQALEAHHTQQARETRMRLPLGTPLAHASAGIVDRAGEPMPDGCAGELLIGGPALALGYLGRPAQTAERFVPDPNGPAGARAYRSGDRVRRQADGAFVFAGRIDDQVKIRGFRVEPAEVRAHLLAHPWIADAAVVAQRVAVAAANKDGSADTTDSADIANATDTTDLRLAAYAVLHADAPTPVAGIARVARIACQRAPRAVRVRVS is encoded by the coding sequence ATGACGTTTCGCCTGAAAGACAACATCGAGAAGATCGCGCCGCTCACCGACATTCAGGCCGGCATGCTCGCGCTTGCATTGCGCGGCGACGCGGATCCGTATTACGCGCAGAAGGTGCTGGAATTCGCGGGGCCGCTCGACGTCGACGCACTCGGCCGTGCGTGGCGCACGGTGGTCGCGAAGCACGCGATGCTGCGCACGGACTTTCGCTGGAACGGGCTGAAGTCGCCGTTGCAGGTGGTGTATCGCACGAGCGACGCTACCCTCGCGCTCGACGATTGGCGGGCACTGTCGTCTGTTGAACAGCGCGCAAAACTGGCAGAGGAGTGGCAGGCTGCGCGCACGCGCGGCTTCAACTTCGAACACGCGGCGAGTCTTGAACTTCAACTGCTGCGAGTCGGGGACGCGCGTTACTGGTTCGTGTGGCGGCTGCATCACATTCAGATCGACGGCTGGAGTATGGCGGCGGTGCTGGCGGCTTGCGTTGCTGCTTACGATCGTCATCGCACGGGCAGTGCGAGTGTGGCCGATGAAGCGGCCGAGCCGCCGTTTCATCGCTACGTGGAATGGCTGCAAAAGCGCACGTTCGATGACACCGCGTTGCCGCCGCTGCTCGCGCACGATGGCTGGCCGACGCCGTTGCCGGCGAGCCGGGCGCGTGGTGCACATGCCGCACCGGACACCGCCGCTCGCGCGCCGTTCGCCGAGCAAACCGTCGTGCTGGACGCAACGCGCACCGCGACGCTGGAGCGCTTCGCGCGCGAACGCCGCGTGACGCTGAACACGCTGGTGCAGGCGGCGTGGGCCTGGCTGCTGTCGCGTCATGCGCGCACGCGCGAGGTGTGCTTCGGAGTGACGGTGTCGGGACGACCCGCCGAAGCGCCGGACGTCGCGCGCATGGTCGGCATGTTCGTGAACACGTTGCCGCTCGCGCTGCGCGTGCCGCCGCAGGCGAGCGTCGGCGCATGGCTCGACGAGGTGCAACAGGCGAACCACGCATTGCGCCCGCTCGAACACGTGCCGCTTGCGAAATTGCGCGCACGTGCCGGGCTGGATGCGGACGCGGCGCTGTTCGACAGCATCGTCGTGTTCGAAAACTTTCCGCAGCACCTGAGTTCGGCCGCGCGTGAGGACGGGCTCAGGATCAGTCGGCTGGATCAGGATGCAGAGGGCGAGGCCGTGCCCGATGCCGACGCCGAAAAGGACATCGACGCGCAGACCTACGGCGCTGCCTACAGCAGCGGACGCAATCACTATCCGCTCAGCCTGATCGCCGTCCCGGGTGAAACGCTGCGGCTGGTCCTGTCATACCGCTGCGCGCAATTGGCGCATCGCGACGTGCGCGGGCTCATCGGCACGCTCGCGGCGGTACTCGACGCATTCGCCGCCGATCCGGAACAGCGCGTGGGCGAACTCTCGCTCGGCGTCCCCGCAGCGCAGGCGCAATCGAGCGGACAGGACAATCCGGCCACCGTGCTCTCGCGAGTTGCCGCGCGTGCGGCGCACGACTCGTCGCGACGCGACGCGATTGCCTGCGTCGAAGAAGATGCAGCCGGCAACGCACAGACGCTCTCATGGGCTGAGTTGTGGGCGCGTGCCGGTTGGCTCGCCCAGCGCTTGCGTGGACTCGGTGTGCAGGCGGAGACGCCGGTGGCGCTCGCATTGCCACGCAGCGCGGCGTTCGTCGCGAGCGTGCTCGGCGTCTGGCGCGCGGGCGGCGTCTATGTGCCGCTCGATCTCGGCGCGCCCGACGCACGTCTGATCTGGCAATTGAAGAACAGCGGCGCACGCTGCGTGATCTGCTCGGCCGACGACGCAGCGCGCATCGCCGCGCTTGCCGCCGAGGCGGCTTGTGAAACGATCGTCGCGGATCACGCTTTTGCAAGCGTCGAAGCCGTCGCTACCGAAACCGACGCACATACTGCCCCCAACGAACCCGCTCATCCGCAGCAAGCGGCCTACCTGATTTATACGTCCGGTTCCACGGGCGAGCCCAAAGGCGTGACCGTTTCGCACGGCGCTTTGGCGAACTACACGCACGCGGTGCTGCGCCGTCTGCCTGAAGGTATCGAAAGCGCTGCTTACACGTCGACGCCCGCCGCCGATCTCGGCCATACCATGCTGTTCGGCGCGCTGGCGGCAGGCTGGCGTCTCCATCTGTTCAGTGACGCCGACGTGCGCGACCCGGACCGCTTTGCCGCCGCGATGACGCGGCATGCGGTGGACGCGCTGAAGATCGTTCCCGGCCATCTGGCCGGCCTGTTGCACGCCGCCGATGCGGCGCACGCATTGCCGCGCCGCGCGCTCGTGCTTGGCGGCGAGGCGGCCGGTCCCGCGCTGCTCACGCGGATCGCGACGCTCGCGCCCGATTGCGCGGTGCTCAACCACTATGGGCCGACCGAAACCACGGTCGGCGTGCTCACGCAGCGCCTCGATCGCGCCGAGTTCGCGCGAGGCGGCGCAGCGGCCACGCTGCCGCTCGGTTTTCCGCTCGAAGGCGCAAGCGTCTATTTGCTCGACGCCGACGGCAATCCGGCTTTGCCCGGCGCGAGCGGCGAAATCTGCGTCGGCGGCGCGACGCTCGCGCGCGGCTATCGTGGCCGCGCGGCCGCGACGGCCGAGCGCTTCGTGCCCGATTCGCACGGCGCGCCGGGCGCGCGTCTTTACCGCACCGGCGACCGCGCATATCGACGCGCGGACGGCGCTCTGGTCTTCGAAGGACGGCTCGACCAGCAGGTGAAAATACGCGGCTACCGCGTCGAACCCGCCGAGATCGCTGCTACGCTGCGCGCGTTGCCTGGTGTCGTGGACGCCGTGGTCATCGCCCACGCCGACGAGCATGGCGCGCTTCAGTTGAGCGCTTTTGCGGCGGGCGTTTCGCTCGACGCCGACGCATTACGTGCCGAACTCGCAGCGAATCTGCCCGCGCATATGGTGCCCGCGCGCGTGAGCGCGCTCGCGACGCTTCCGGTCACGGCGAACGGCAAGGTGGATCGCGCGGCCTTGCTGGCGCTCGGTACGGCGCCGCAAGCCGGTGACGGCGACGGTGACGGCTCGTCGCTGGCAGCGAATGAGGCACAGGGCCCGGTGGAACCGCGCAATGAAGCGGAAGCGACGCTGCTCGCCGTCTGGCGACGCGTTTTGCGGCGCGACGATATCGGGGTGACGGATCACTTCTTCGAGATCGGCGGCGACTCGATTCTCAGCCTGCAGGTGATCGCGCAGGCGCGTCGCGCGGGTTTGCGTTTCACGCCCAAGCAGATGTTCGATCATCCGGTGATCGAACGACTCGCGGCGCTGGCGGTCAAGGCCGCTGCAACGGCAACAGCAACGGCGGCATCGGGCGGCGCAACGCAAGCCGCCGCGCAACATTCGCGGACAAGCCAGACGCGCTTCGAGACCACACCGATTCAACGGGCGTTCTTCGAACGTTTCGGTGGCGCGCAGCATCACTGGAATCAGGCGGTGCTGCTCACCGTGCCGGATACGCTGGATGAGACCGCGTTGCGCGCGTCGCTCGACGCAGTGATTCGCACGCACGACGCGTTGCGGTTGCGCTTCGCGTTGCATGACGGGGTCTGGCAGCAGCAGGTCGGCGAGGTGTCGGCGTGCCAGTTCGAAGTCTTCGATTGGCGCGATCGCGCGGACTGGCTTGTGGCGCTCGAGCAGCAGGGCACGTCGTTGCAGAAGTCGCTGGATATCGAAGCCGGTCCGCTAATTCGCGCGGCCTGGTTCCGCCTCGCGCAGGGCGGCCGTTTGCTGATCGCGATTCACCATCTGGCGGTGGACGGCGTGTCGTGGCGCGTCCTGCTCGACGACCTGCAACGTGCGTATGCGCAGGCCAGCGCGTCCACACCGATCGAACTGACCGCGAGCGCGCCGTGGAGCGTGTGGGCGCAGCGCCTGGCCCAGTACGCGCGACGTAGCGAGCTTCGCAATGAGTTGTCATGGTGGCGCGGCGCGCTGTCCGCTGCACGCGCGGACGTGCGGGGTTTTGTTGCAGCGAAGGAAGCAGCGGCGCCGACGGTCGCTTCGGTGCAAACATTGGAATCGTCGTTCGAAACGGCTTTCACGCGAACGCTGGTAGAGCGCGTGGGCGCGACCTATCGCACGAACGTCGAGGAGACGCTACTCGCGGCGCTCGCGCAGGCCGTCGGCACGCAGGGCGGTGTGTTGCTCTCGATGGAAAGTCATGGCCGCGAAACGCTGGACGCGTTCGATCCGCAGAGCGACACGGACCTCGATTTGAGCCGTACCGTGGGCTGGTTTACCGCGCGCTATCCGCTGTGGCTCGAAGCGCAAGCCGACGCGCGTCTCGCGCTGATCGACGCCAAGGCGCGGCGTCGCGCGGTGCCGCGCAACGGTTTGCATTGGGGCTTGCTGAGCACGTACGGCGACGCGGAGACCAAAGCGTCGCTCGCGACTTTGCCCTTGCCTCTGGTCAGCTTCAATTATCTGGGGCAGTTCGACCGGCATTTCAACGAGCGCGGCGGCTTTGCGCTCGCCGACGAGGCCATCGGCGAGTTGACTGATCGCGCGGCGACGCTGGCTTATCCGCTGGATATCAACGCACGGATCGTCGACGGCAAGCTTTGCGTGAGCTGGCGCTATGCGCCGCAAGTTCTGCCGGAGCAGGAAGCGCAGGCGCTGAAGGCTCGCTTCGAGCGCAGTCTCGAACGTCTGATCGACCATGCGGTGAATGCGCGGGCCGAAGCGACTGCGGCGGATTTTGTGCTGGCGGGACTGAGCCAGGCGCAATTCGAGTCGCTGAAACTGGACCTCGCGCGTGTCGAGGATATCTATCCGGCCACGCCGGTTCAGCAGGGCTTGTTGTTTCATAGCGCGCTGGAGAGCGGTAGCGGTTTGTATGTGAACCAGCGTCGTTTGACCTTGCGCGGCGAGCTGGATCGCGCGGCGTTGCGCTCGGCGTGGACGCATGCGGTTGCGTCGCACGCGATTCTGCGTACGCAGTTCGAGACGCGACATGGTGGCGACGCGTTGCAGGTCGTGCTGCGTAATGTTGATTTGCCGTATGTCGAGCACGACTGGTCGTCGCTCGATACGCAGGCTTATGAAACACGGCTTCACGCATGGATGCGGGAGGACGTGCAACGTGGCTTCGATGTCGAGCGTGCGCCGTTGCTGCGCATCGCGTTGTTCATTCGCGCGGATGGTGCGCATGATCTGATCTGGACCGATCATCATGTGTTGCTCGACGGCTGGAGCAGCGCACAACTCATGCGCGAAGTGGCAGACGCGTATGAAGCTTTGCGCGCCGGTCGTGAACCGGTTAAGAACGCGCCGCCGTACCGCGACTACGTGCAATGGCGTCTGCAGCAGGACGAAGGCGAAGCATGGTGGCGCGAGCAGGCCGCACGCGTCGACGAACCGGCGACGCTACTCGAAAGCCTCGGCTTGACCGATGAGCGCAAGGCGGATCGTGTCGTAGAAGAAGCCGCGCCGCTCGAACATCAACTCGACGAAACGCTGAGCGAGGCATTGCGCGACACCGCGCGACGTCATCGCGTGACGTTGAATACGGTATTGCAAGGCGCGTGGGCGTTGCTGCTGTCGCGCTACGGCAATCGCGGCCAGGCGGCATTCGGCGTAACCGTATCGGGTCGCCCGGCGCATCTGCCGGAAGTGGAACGGATGCTCGGGCTGTTCATCAACAGCCTGCCGGTTTGGGTCGACGTGCCGCAAGAGACGCCGCTATCGAACTGGCTCGAAGCGCTTCAGCAACACAACGGCGCGCTGCGACAATACGAACACACGCCGCTTTCGCGGGTTCAGCAATGGACTGCACGTAGCGGCGATGCACTCTTCGACACGCTGCTCGTATTTGAAAACTATCCCGTCGATGCCGCGCTCAAGGGCACCGGCCTCACGCTGGAAGGCATCGAATCCGCAGGCCGCGCGCACTATCCGCTGACGCTCGTGGTGCTGCCGGATCGCGAGACCACGCTGATCTGGAAGTACGACGCTGCCCGGCTGGATGCCGCTCGCGTCGCGCGGATTCACGCGCATTTCACGCAACTTTTGCGTCTGATGGTGGCGCAGCGGGATCCGCTGCTACGCACGCTGACGCTCGACGTGCCGCAGCCCGCAACGGGCGACGCGCGTCGCGCTGAGGGCGCGATGCTGCCGCACATCGCGGAGCATGCACGCCGTCGCGGCGACTTGCCGGCGATCGTCTGCGAAGGGCAATCGTTGAGTTGGAGCGCGCTCTGGCAACGCGCGGGCGAACTGGCGACGCGTCTTCACGCCGCGGGTCTGGTCGCCGATGACATCGTGGCGGTCGCATTGCCACGTTCGCTCGATCTGGCGGTCGCGCTGGTCGGCGTATGGCGTGCGGGCGGCGTGTATCTGCCGCTCGATATCGCCGCGCCCGCCGAGCGTTTGCGTGCGCAACTCGCCGATAGCGGTGCGCGTCATCTGATTGCCGCCGCGTTGCCGGCGGGTCAATCCGCGCTGAGCGACACCCTCACCTGTATCGATCCGACGACGACAGCGGCGAATACCAATCCCGCCACATCGTATGACTTTGCCGCCGACCACGCCGTCCCGCATCCCGCGCAACCCGCGTACGTGATCTATACGTCGGGATCGACGGGTGAACCGAAGGGCGTGGTGGTCGGGCACGGCGCGATGACGGCCTACGTCGGGGCGATTCTCGAACGTTTGCCGGCCGGCATCGGCAGCGCGGCGTATGTGTCGACGCCCGCCGCCGATCTCGGCCACACCACGCTGCTCGGCGCGCTGTGGTCCGGCTGGACGCTGCACATGATCGACGACGCCCGCGCAACCGATCCCGAAGCGTTCTCGCACTACATGGCAGCGCAACGCATCGACGCGCTCAAGATCGTGCCGAGCCATCTCGGCGCGTTGCTGCGCGGTGCGTCCACTCCCGCCGACGTGCTGCCGCGCCGCTGTCTCGTGCTGGGCGGCGAGGTGGCCGAAGCGGGGCTCGTCGCGCAAATCCGTTCGCTCGCGAGCGGTTGTGTGCTGTTCAACCACTATGGGCCGACGGAGACGACGGTCGGGGTGTTGGCGTATGAGGCGCATGAGGCGGATCAAGCGCTAGAAGCGCATCACACGCAGCAGGCCCGTGAAACGCGCATGCGCCTGCCGCTCGGCACACCGCTCGCGCATGCAAGCGCGGGTATCGTCGACCGTGCCGGCGAGCCGATGCCCGACGGTTGCGCGGGGGAACTGCTGATCGGCGGTCCCGCGCTTGCGCTCGGCTATCTGGGCCGTCCGGCGCAAACCGCCGAGCGTTTCGTGCCCGATCCGAACGGGCCCGCTGGTGCGCGCGCGTATCGCAGCGGCGACCGCGTACGGCGTCAGGCGGACGGCGCGTTCGTCTTCGCGGGACGCATCGACGATCAGGTGAAGATTCGCGGCTTCCGCGTCGAACCGGCGGAAGTGCGGGCGCATCTGCTCGCGCATCCGTGGATCGCCGATGCGGCGGTGGTCGCGCAACGCGTCGCTGTCGCCGCTGCGAACAAAGACGGCAGCGCCGATACCACCGACAGCGCCGACATCGCTAACGCCACCGACACCACCGACCTCCGTCTCGCCGCCTACGCCGTCCTGCACGCCGACGCCCCGACACCCGTGGCCGGTATTGCGCGAGTGGCTCGCATCGCGTGTCAGCGCGCACCTCGTGCCGTCCGCGTTCGCGTGTCTTGA